A stretch of DNA from Cryptomeria japonica chromosome 4, Sugi_1.0, whole genome shotgun sequence:
ACATACAATAGTGCACCACTCCTATCATTAAGATCATAAGGATGCAAATCAGTTTGGAAACAATATCACCTTTAACCAAGAATAAATCAAAAGATGGGTATAGTTCTCTATAGGTGCAACAagcagtacaaatgattaaatacCCCAGTTTGAAAGAAACTGCTTGGTAGCATCTCAAACTCGTCAGTGCCCTGGGTTCAAGCAAATACAATTTTCTCAAATCAAGGCATAGCAGCCAGTAGTTCTGTATTTACTTTATTTTTTCAAGGGCAAAAGTTGCAGAAACACAAAGTGGTATTTCAAAGGAGCTGCCTGAGTGATATTCCTGTCCCCTGAAACCAATTCGAAAATGCTCTGAATCCAAGAGAGGATTTAATCGCACCTGAAAGCCTTGTCAGCATTTTAAACTTGAAGAATTTGTTTATCCAAACTTTCACCCTAAAATACTTCTTTGGATCAATGAACTCCTTGAATGAGTGCGGGCAAATTATATCATTCACAAGCTAGTTTTGTGTCAAAGCTGCTTAGACATATAGCAAAGGCCTGGAAAGCTGATAGGGGGTAACGATAGTCCATGGTAAATATGTCTTTGCCGATCTTCCCAAACTGAAGAATGACTTTGTCCTGATCAGCCTGTGTAATAGTCTGTGAAGGTTCGACAGCTGCAACAAGCTGAAAGTTTTTCACAGATGCTACTGTGACCCGCCCTCTGAAATTAAGGCACCAACACTGTAACTGTTCGTGCCATCTTGGAGCCTTGTTTTTCAAGACAAGAGGTCCATCTTTGCTGAGAACATTGATCGCAACTTCTGATAAGTTTGAGCTGCTGAAATCCACAAGTGGCtccttcaaatgggaagagaatgaCATTGAAAAGGAATCATCCAAGGAATGAGGAAATTCTGTGGGTGTTGGTGCACACCCTCCAGCCTGAATAGATGAAACTGGAATAGAATGCATTGTGCATTGCATTCTTCTTGGTCCTCTAGTACCAAGTACATTAAACTCATAAGCAATGTTTGCAATGTTATAGTTTCCTGCAGGTACTTTTGGAGATACTTGTTTGGAATAGAACCTCCGACTTGAACGAGTATTTGACACTACTGCACCACTGTGAGGAGGTTGACTATCAAATATTGTGAACTTTGTACCCAAGAAGTTTGACCTACAAATATTCAGAGGCAACAAGTGAAGATCAGTTTGTAAACATGATCTTTGCGGTGTCAGAAAAAGCACAAAGCATGAATTATCAGCATAAACAATTGAACTTGAAAAGTAAGAACTGAAATCCTATAAGGTATTCTCTCACCTCAGTTTGCCCACATATGTATTACTTGAACGGGAAAAGTCCTCCGCAGTCATAGAAATTACATAATCTGTACCACCTGTGGGGCGTCTAACTTTTTTGGCAGCAAAGAGAAATTTGCCATTTTCAACAATCAGGCCTGCAACATGCACAAGCATCAAACAGAATGTCAAACATGACTCCAGACTCTTGTCCTATTAAATCAAAAGAATTTCCATGCAAACTAACTAAAATGTTTCTTAGGCACAGCTAATGGAGAAATACTGCTTATATTTGTTTCTGCTTTAAAAATTCACTAGATATAGCAAACAGTAGCATATCAGGATACTGAATGATGCACAAAATTTCCAATAAATTATTAACATTTAAAATGAATCTAAGACTTACCCCTCATGTTGATTGAGAATCATAAACTCACATTTATGATTTCACAAAGTCCATCGTATGTGAATAAATTTAAGACAGAATGTTTTATCATCATAATTGACTTGAACTGAAGGCTCATTTAAGAAGGAAATTTTCATCATCATAATTGACTTGAAGTTCAGGCTCTAGTAACTCGAATTCCCTCGAACTCCTTTTGTCTATGGACATTAATATGCTTTCTTTCTTAATGTAGTTTAACTAATTGCAGTACAAAATGCAGATTTACGGATTGAATTGTAACTATCTTGAcccaattttttatatttataacccCACTGCATGCATGAGTCAAACTAAAAACGGCTAAAAGAACAGAGGAAAATACATGAAAGAAATCATCACTTACAAATGCACCAAGTTGTCCAAGAAATGACAAAGGCAACCTTAAACTATAAGGGTTGAACTTTCAACTTGGCATGAAAGATTTAAACTGATGAATTAGCAAGCCAAAGCAATAGATAGTATACATCCTTCCCCAAAACAGAAGTAAGTGCAGCAAATTTTAGAACAAGGCTGTAGATAGAAACTGATCAAAATATATAGCATTCTTGACACCTAAGTTTCCATAACCTAATGTTAAAAAGGTTAACAGTTCTTGCTGTATATCATCTTCTAGGGAAACGGCTATCCAGGCCCTAGGATGCACCAATGCATAAGTTATGGTGTATGAGAGTAACTTATGTATTGGTGCATACTAGGGGCTGGAGTGCCATTTCCATCTTAACTTATGCATTGGTGCATCCTAGGGGCTGGATAGCCGTTTCCATCTTCTAGACAACCAAGTACAAGACAAAAAATTATTTAGAAACAAATGACATTAAAAAGGTTACTAGTTCTTGCTGTATACCATCTTCTAGACAATCAAatacaagaaaaaaaattatttagaaacAAAGGTAATAAAGATTGAATATGGACTCAAAGCCTAAATTTTTCCACTGAACATCAAAGTACCCATAATGCAATGGTAAACCATGCGATGCATTTACAAAAACAACATTTCTAAGATTTCACATATTGCTGTTACAAGCATTACTCATGCTCCAAGAAGAAAGTTTTGCAGCTGAACATCGTCCATATGGAAGGGACAAGTAACTGACAAGATAACACAAAAAGACATTTGAAATTCTCATAATAAAGCCTTGAAGCATCTTCTAGACAAGACCGATAccagaaaaataaatatatatttaaatataagagGAGTTAATAAAGATCAACTTTAAAGTCCTAAGTATTTTTCAACATCCATTAACGTAGACCTCGTACAATTGCAACCAAGCGATATATTTGCATATGTGGCTCTTCTCAGTTTTTAACCTATTGCTTTTACAAGCATGCACAAAtaatctatgaagaaatatttacaactGAACATAGTCCATATCGATGAGCTGAGTAACTCAATAGACAAAACAAAAAGGACATTTAAAATTCTTATACTAGACCCTGAAACTACTGACCCAAATCATAATGAAATTCACACGCAGCAGATAAAGGAAATACAATTCAATGCAAACACAAGCAGCAAAATAAAACATAAAGCTGAACAAAAATAACAAGCCTCACACATAAACAAAGTCAGTACTTATGAGATGAATCGTGATTCAGAAAACAGGCTTAGTAAATTCCAAAGATATTTTTGACATGCCACAAAAGAAAAGCCAGCAAATTCGAAAACTCTAAGAGAGGGAAGAAAGAATTAAGGAAAAAGATTGACTCACACAAAACCACACGATAAACAGGCACCATCTTAAAAGACGTGTGACATGGACAAGGCCATCAGTGGAACTACCATTTGTGAAATGTAAAAATCAAATAGTTTGGTTGCCCTGATCTTCTGCCAGACTTGAGAAGTGGGATATACCAGCATATGCAGATGGAATAAGAATTCTATAAACTATAAAACAACAAATGACTACACTGTTCGAGAGATTTTCCCTCAGAGTTAAGATGAGCTTCAAAATCTAATATGAAAAATCATAGGCACAAGAACTGCCTTCAATGTGAATGAAGTATTTTGAAATAGGTTAGAAAAACAAATTTACCAGGACTTAAACCAAGGAACAAGTGGTACGTAGAGGTCCCCCGGTCTCGTTTGATAAAGCATTGTATGGGTGCATCACGCGGCCCAGGCTGTAACAAAATAAAACAAAGACGAGCACATTAGGAATGCCCAATAACTGCAGAAAAGCAAATTTAAACAACATCAATTAACAGAACGAAACGGCACGAATCGGAAAATATAGCTTATATCATGTTTAAGATTCCAATTCATCTCGAGCTGGAATCTGCTAATAATACAAAATTTTAGTTATTAACAATCAACAACAAAACGCTGAAATGGAACCAAAAAATCCACCTCCAAACAATACCCAAATTTAgatgaaataaaatgcaaaaacgTTGTTTTCTCTTGATTTAAAAAGCCTAAGATGAATGCCCACCTGCTTCAATGATATGGGAAAAGTAAGTTTTCCACATTGCTCTGGCGTTTTGACGATTTCTTTGGTGATCTCCCTCCATGATTTGCACACCCCAGCACATGCAACCACATTTTTCCGAGAGGGCCATGTTGCCTCACTGGCATCGAGGCGGTGAATCACATCATAGAGTATTTCAGGGGGTAGATTGGCCCATTTACTCTGCTGAACAAAAAGAAACTGGCACTGCGATTCGCTTACAGTGCTGTTGGACCTTGCTTTGTGCTGCTGCAAAACCCTCAGGTCAAAACTTCGCCTTCTGGATATATTACCGATCCCGTTCCGCATCTCCTTGATCTCCCGCACTATGCTTTTGAAAGACATGTTGACTTCACTATTATTTTCTCTCCTTGTATAAAGGATTTGTAAACAATAGTGAAAAGAATTAGAACTGCCGCCTCCtcaggaaaagaaaataaaatattcaaggaaTCTATATTATGTACTGAATGCAGATCGGCTCAGAGAGAAATCTTCTGAATGGATACAAAGATCCATATTTCCAGATCAAAGATACCCAGTTTTGAAAATTATAAAGCCCCTTAATTCAAAGGGCTCGAAGGTAAATATACAAACTTCAGTGTCACTGATCAGAACAAGAAGCAGTCAAAATTACATAAATGGCCTAAATTTCATTTCTTTACAGAGAGCGGCTCAAGATACTGAAAGACAACTCGTAGGAGCACGAACTTTTGACAACCCCTCAAATGCTCAGATACTTGACCAAATAAATGCAAATATCAAACAAAACGGGTCTTTTCCTCTATTCTTTGACCTAAACTATCGCTCTACTACAAAGCCTTTAGTTTCGTACCAAAAGAAATCAATACAATCCTCTGGAACCTTCGTTCTTGCCAAAAGCGGTACAAAAAAATTTAGCCTTTTCTGATCAAGGACTAAATCCTCTGAAATTTCTGCACCGCTTCTTAAATTTCTAGATTTTCTTCCCGGAAAATCTCATTCCGCTTCAAAACACTTTCTTTTTGCCAGCGGCGACATAAAAACTGCAAAATCCTTCTTTTCCTTGCTGAAAGTAACACACAATCTTCAAAATCCTTCGTTTTCTTCCCCAAAATCAGcagaaataaaatattaaaattcctCCGTTTTCTTACCGAAAGCAACACAAGATCTCAAAGCCTTTTTTTTCAAACTCAATCTTTCCAAATGTCTCTACAGCGGTTCAAATTTCTACATATTTTTGCCGAGTAGTCTCGTTCTTACTCACAAACATCAACTTCTTCCCAAAAACAGCGAAAAGGACGAAAATCCTTCTTTCTAGGACTAAAACAAGGGAAATGCTTCGTTCTTAACCAAAACAAGCAAAATCCTTCGTTCCTTTGACCAAAACATGCACAATCCTTCAAATTTTTTGTCACAGCAATCAAAATCCTTCGTTTTCTTTTTGCACACTCTAAATCCTCCGTTTCTTCCACCAAAACAAGCCAAAGCCTTTCCCTCCACCCTTAAAAACAAAGAAAATTTCTAAATTTTCCCCTCAAACCCTATATCTTTCTAAAAATCTCCACAGCCCCTCAAATTTCTTCATTTCTTCGCAGGAAAAGAAATTTCCTCCAGATCTTTCGAATCcatcaaaaaacaaacacaaaaaattaaaagaaaGGAGAAGCACACGATCAAATTCACGTTTCTAGGAAAGAAAAAGTAATGTCAAACAGAGAATTTATTTCTGCAACATTCAAACGTTCGAAGACATTAATGAGTCTCACAAATTTGACGTTCGTCCATGCAAAAGGGCTTCTGCTTCATTATTTTGACCGTCGTCTGCCGGACTCCAAGTCCGCCTTAAATCGAGTTGAATTAAGAcagaaattaataaaatatctTATTTCGctgatttttctattttaaaaacaaattaagATAGAAATTAATAAGTTATCCTATAgggtgaattttttttattaaaaaaattaagacAAAAATCGAATAAAATATcctgattttttctatttttgaaaagctGTGGGAAACTTCCTTTTTTTACTCATCGTTTTCAGGACTTTGTCCGGAAAGACAACATAAAGAAGCAGCCTTGATACCTTTACACAAactcattttattttttaagtttttttttttattttcattttcttggCAAACCTCCTGTTGCTCCCCTCCTAACCTCAAGCCTTGGATTAGGGATGCTTTGGTAATCTTTTTGTTTTTGGGCTAGGATAAGGAAACAAGCTCACATGTTCTAACTTCACTCAATAGAAAGGGAGAGGACTTTTTCTTTTCATTCGATTTTAAGATGAGGGCAGACAGGGAGAGacagggagagagggggagattcTTCTATATGATCAATAAGAAgtcaaaaagaaggagaagatttTCCTGCATAAGAATGGTGTATAAGAATAGAACGTTGATGTAAAAGTAACTAAAGGCATTAAGTTTCCATGACCTATTATAGTTtagtttgatgatttttttatttgacTATGTTAGACTTTTTACCCTTCCGCCCTGAAGTTTCTACGATCCATTATAGTTTAGCTTGATGATTTTTTGATTTGGCTATGTTACACTTTTTACCCTCCCGCCCCCTCCTCTTTTCAGTCAACCTGATCTGCTAACCTTTTTTACATTTCTCTTTTCTACTTCTCACCCTAATGATGGATGATGGAGCATGATCTGAAAATGTTGATGGAAAAAAATCTAacataatcaaatccaaaaatcATCAGACTAAAGATATAAAAATATTTGCACATCTAATTAGCAAGGGATGAATCTAGAGCTTGGCAAACCTAACAGCAAAGGACTCTTCTCTAATTCTTAGGTGCCACATTCCTCAATTCAACTTTGTAGATGGAGTTTTATATTACTAAAATATCTCTTAGGCCTTAAACTAATGAGGCCAAATtcaaaataatgaatctttagaaGATGAAATTAGGATCCTGAATGTTGTATGCCTTCTAGGTCTTAAATGGTGATCTTGTCCCTTATACATACTTATACATATATTAGAAGGTGAGGTTCTTCCACAAATGATTATGTTTCTTTTAGGTCCTGATAATGATCTTGTCCCTTACACATATATTGTGttgtttgtttttcttaaatcatcaattttatacatataattttttttgaagaaaatttgtATTAATAACAAAAAGAATAAAATACAAAATTGTAATAtagggcttcggccctagctcatccgttcgtggatcgcaacttaaggcgtgggtatgctcctcatggtcttgagttcgagtccccgactgtgttaactctgtgtgtgttgctaccttgtgaacAGGTCGTACACACTGAGGGATTAGTCTCACTTCGGCGAGGACACCTCTAGATTCCACAATagtgaatatataaaaaattgtaaTATAACTTGTTGTACAAGGAATAGCAAAGCATCACTTGCAAAGCAAATATCACTAGAATACAACAATGTCATTGACGAACTAAAAAGAATCTTAAAACCTTTCAATCCACATTTCCGCTTCTTTTAATTTTACTATTTAGTGAAGTACTAATGGTAAGAAACCTAAAGTTGAATATGATTCTTATATTTTCTATGTCACATTACTTCCTACCCATAAGAAGAAAAGTTACAAATATAATTGTGGTTATAATCATGTTTTATACAGCTTTACTTTTAGTGGACTTCCATTTTATTCCATTTTATAAGGTCaagatttattatttataaaaaaattattcaaaacttATGATTTAATGAAAAAATTTACTCAATCTAATTGCATATGCATAATGTGGGGCCTATAACTATACTAAACAGTTTGCTCCATCATTGTATGAACACTCTCACATTTAGTTATGAATCAACCTTACTTATCAATATGATGACATTTTTACCAACGATGTATATATAAAACTTGAAATCTTGTGCAACTAACTTTTGGTTTAATATCCATACATGATGTAAGACCTATTACTATATTGAATACTTCCACTCAACCATCTTTTATAACTATCCATACATCATATTATGAAGCCTTACCCATTAATGCTAATTTTAATGATAGTTTTTTTAGCTTTAATATAACTTTGTTATTAATTTTAATAAGTTCAATTATATCTTGTCTTATTCTACTTGTCATTTTGTAATAGATTTGTTTTTAATTTCATCCCCTATATAAATTCTATTATAATATTCAACATTTACActttatcattttatttatatagtgaatttttttaaaatcgacaatgataattaattaaatcataaatattaaaatttgtataataattttataaacttaaatatttttatttaaaatttcataATTGTTAAAAGAAACTTATTAGACTATTGATTATTATCAAATATTTTCTAAAAGCATTCATTACATTTAGTAAGTTAAATATTAAAATGACATTTGTGTTACATTCTTAATAACTATATAAAAAATAAGATTAGAATTAGATTTCAAAACATTGTTTGGAATCAAAAGGTAAGTCCATTAAAAAATTATGATATTGATAGATAGTTATAGTCATTTGGTGCATGAAATTTCCATAGTCCATGATGATTATCTGATAGCTTCTGGATTTACCTATGTGAACAATTTTTTCATCAACGTTTTCGATCATGCTCCATGTTCCATCATCGAGATGAGAAAGCTTGATTTTCTCTTTTC
This window harbors:
- the LOC131037033 gene encoding tubby-like F-box protein 5, producing MSFKSIVREIKEMRNGIGNISRRRSFDLRVLQQHKARSNSTVSESQCQFLFVQQSKWANLPPEILYDVIHRLDASEATWPSRKNVVACAGVCKSWREITKEIVKTPEQCGKLTFPISLKQPGPRDAPIQCFIKRDRGTSTYHLFLGLSPGLIVENGKFLFAAKKVRRPTGGTDYVISMTAEDFSRSSNTYVGKLRSNFLGTKFTIFDSQPPHSGAVVSNTRSSRRFYSKQVSPKVPAGNYNIANIAYEFNVLGTRGPRRMQCTMHSIPVSSIQAGGCAPTPTEFPHSLDDSFSMSFSSHLKEPLVDFSSSNLSEVAINVLSKDGPLVLKNKAPRWHEQLQCWCLNFRGRVTVASVKNFQLVAAVEPSQTITQADQDKVILQFGKIGKDIFTMDYRYPLSAFQAFAICLSSFDTKLACE